The Humulus lupulus chromosome 7, drHumLupu1.1, whole genome shotgun sequence region CATTATCGAGCCTATCGAGTTAGTTTCATATATTGCCCTAGATCAATCGAGCTCCTATCGACCCACCATCGAACTGTTCAAACTACTCTATCGAGCCTACTATGGAACCataatcgaacctatcgagccactggttcaaacccaAAAAACATTTCCCACAAAATCGAACAACCCATTCCACAAATCATAGATTCaacaacaatataaagcaaatatggacttgggttcaagattttacctttgtTTTTGAAAATTTGAAGGAAATATGCTCCGTGGGTCTCGTGTTTGACAGAAAAATGGGAGTTTGTTGTGGGTCTTGAGATCGACGGAGAAATGGGAGAAGGTGGGGGTTCGACGGAGAAGGTGGGGGCTCGAAAACTCGACGGAGATGCGGGCTCGACGGAGATGGGGGCTCGACAGCTCGACGGAGGGTTCGATGGTTTTTGGGGGATTTTTGTGAGATTGGAAGAGAGAAACTGAGAGTGGGAAAGAAGGCTGAGGTTGAATTTTTTGGGTGTGGAAAAATGAGAATGATATTTTGGGTATGAGGGAAAAGTTTAGCATCAATTTGAAAAAGTTAATAATGCTAAGATTTTTTTGTAATTGTACATATTAGTAtgtataaaaagtgaaatttcccttttagaATCACCGATGTGTAAATATAAAGACTACTAACATTTGGTCGAAACTCTGATTTTACatcatatatataatacatatgaAGATACACCAATTCCAGCTTCACATTTGAACATACAAAACTATATCAAAGCTAAAGTTAGTCcttaaataacaataaaaaaaatcctaaaaaatAGCCAAAATCAAGAAAGTAGAATTTTGATAGACCCCAATAATTTTTAGAGTGTAAAAACTAGTTTGGAAAGTCACGTTACACTCTTTTATGTACATTTTAATTGTGACTATTTAAATTCTAAAGGACAGTGGAGAGGGATAAATGGTCGCTCTAGCTACCATAGTACTTCATAGAGCAGTAGAGAATATTATGATTACAATTAATAAAAAAGGCTGCTATATATTCCTTTCTTGAAAATATATATGTGCTGATATTCGACATTGGTCCTTGAAAGAAAACACTTCAACTTCCGAAATAGAAGTGATCCAGGCTGCTATATATTCCTTTCTTGAAAATATATATGGGATAATATTCGTCATTGGTCCTTGAAAGAGAACACTTCAACTACTTCCAAAATGGAAGTGATCCATGCATCTATAAAATCAGGCCATTCCTTCAACTTCTTCTGCTCACCGGATTCTCTCCCTTCCATCGACAACtttctgaaagaaaaaaaaccttCTTAATTATATCTGCTTTCCCCTCTATCATCCATCAGTCATGGACACTGGTATATACAACATATTATTATAAATCACTAAACTGAAATCATATATTGTTTTTCTTGCGTACGTTATTTCTTTTTGTGATATATATTTGTGCTGTGTAATTGTTGCGTAGAAATTTCAACATCTACAAGACGTGTTCCACCGGCTCACTATTTGATGAAAGTTCAGTCGTACAGCTTGCTATCAAACTCATCAAATGGAAAATACGATAGTTCTCCTTTCGAGGCTGGGGGCTACAAATGGTAATTACGAATAAGCTTATTCATTCATTTCTTAAATCAATACATAGCCATTGTACAACTAAAaattgttttttatgtttatgtgtattctGCGTTGCAACACAGGAGATTGTCATTTTATCCAAATGGAGACAAAAGGTTCAATACTAACAACGACCACATATCTCTCTACTTGACAATATGTGAAACGGGTGTTCTTCCTAGTGAAGTAAATGTCATCTTCATATTGTTTGTGTATAATCATATGCACGATAATTACTTAACCGTCCAAGGTGGGTATGTTTATTGTTTATCTGTATTTcattaatacatatatattttgtataGTTATATGTACATGTGTGCTTATGAAGTGATAATTGTTTGTAGCTATGAGGCGTTTCCATGAGATGAAGAAGGAATGGGGTTTTGAACAACTAGAGTCACTCAAAAATTTCAAAGATTTATCCAAAGGATATCTGTTTAACGACTCTTGTGCATTTGGGGCTGAGGTTTTCGTCATAAATCAGACTACTCTCAACTCCGAATCTCTTTCTGTATTTAAAGATGAACAAATAAGTAATCCTACTTACCGTTGGGAGATTGAGGAGTTCTCCGAGATGGACAAATCTCATTACTGTTCTCAAAAGTTTAGTTCTGGAGGAGCAAAGTGGTAGGCTCATTCAGTTCCTTTGTTAGTTTTGCTTTGTATTTTTGGTTCAAATTCTCTTAATAAGTtgtttggttttttcttttgaTCAATTCTAGGTATTTAAGTGTATATCCGAAAGGTCGTGGAAATAGAAACGGCAAATCATTTTCAATGTTTTTAATGTTAGCTGATGGTAGCGCTCCAAGCAACTCAATTTATGCTGAGTACCGTCTGCGAgtaattgaccaagtcaattcTAAACACAGAGAGCGTTCAGGTCATCATCATCATTTTAAATTGAGGATCCTATAAAACAATGCTACTTTTCTAtctaaattattaattttcatgtttttcttctacttttCGTGTTCTGCAGCCAATAATTGGTTTAGTCGTGGTAGAGGTAATTGGGATTACGTCGACTTTATATTACTAGAAGATCTTTATAAATCTTCGAATGGTTACGTTGTGAAGGATACTTTAATTCTGGAAGTTGACTTCTTGGTCATCTCACAAACTGAAATTTCTGCCAAACCCGAAGTTGAATTCTAGAGAGCCAAGATAAAATAGTTTTTAATCTTCTGTTTATTTActagtattttattattaattttttaaaaaaggaACCTTTTCCATTAGTAGTTTGTCGTTGCATGTTATAAtctcttaattaattttaattataattttatgttaGATTTTTGCAGCTTGTTATTCCAACTACAATCTCAAGTACTTCTAAAacagatttttttaaattttaaactgtGTTGTAATTACACAACACAAAACTCAAAACTagtaatattcaaattcaaacaacAATACTAAAATTGACAAACAAAGAAGTAAAATGAAATAGACAACCAAAATTTACAATGGTTCAACTAACAATGTGTTAGCCTAATCTAATTCCTCCCTGAATGAGGTTCCACTATGACAAGTTCTCAGTTAAAAACCTATGATCAACAATGGTGAAACACTTGTGTGAAGAGCAGATGAAACTTTTACATGTAAGTTCTTGAAAGAAaaaacaactccaagaatctaAACTCTCTCTCACAACCCTTACAAGTTCTCTCTTGGTATTTCCTAAAACCCCAAAACTcataatgaataaaaaatgtttcTCTAAAGCTCTTTCTAAAGCTATATATTTTAGAACTTTTGACAATACTAGAAATGTCCTTGCTTGGTTGCAACAGATGTATCAAATGAATCTTTCAAAATACCAGATGCAACTACCAAAAATATATAAGGTAGTTTTTAGTGGGTCTTTAAGTCAGTAAGTGGGAATTACAATACCACAAATTCCACATTAAGTGAGTAAGTGGGAGCTCGTGGTGATGTACTTTCGACTCACCCATACGCCCGTGACATTCATAGATCTTATGCATAGGGTACTGGGTGAGTATCTAGACAAATTTTTTATCATGTTTATAGACGATATACTCATATACTCGCGAAGCTAGGAAGAACACGCCAATCACCTGGAGCTGATCTTACAAAATTTACGTGAGAAAAAGTTGTACACCAAATTCTCCAAGTGCGAATTTTAGCTGACTCAAGTAAGTTTCCTAGGGCACGTGGTGTCAGGAAACGAAATTGCAGTCAATCCAACCAAAATCGAAGCAGTGAATCAATGGAAGGCCCTGAAGAATGCACATCAAGTTCGCAGTTTCTTGAGTCTAGCAGAGTATTATAGGcactttgtggaaggattttccaaaatagtgatgCTTATGACCGCACTAACCCGAAAGAACGTCAAATTTGAGTGGACGGATAAATGTAAGAGTTTTCAAGTGCAAAAGACCAGATTAATGACTGCTCCCGTACTCACTATTCCAAAGGGTATAGAGGGATATGCTATTTATAGCGATGAATCtggtcaaggacttggagccataTTAAtgcacactacaagaaaaaatgcttttaataacactgaaaatgtgttatcaaaacataccataacactttttgttatgttaagactgactatgttttcgtaggtcagggtactttacataacactttatcattgttatacagatgtgttattatactgtcaacgataacacactttcagtgttattttaatatatagataagtgtttaattatgttatttatagtcgattatataacacatttcaatacttataaatttgtgttatactacactttagtataacactttttttgtgttatactatagtttagtataacacattttttgtgttatactacactttagtataacacattatttgtgttatataatgaagtttgcataacacaattttcgtattattgttatattttgatatgtttaaattctcattatatattttatttatataacactaatttgttctattatattttaatttttttatatatttaaattagctttctaatatatactagtatcatcaaatgaacttgattttcaaataacaaaaagtaagaaacattcaacattgtattaacaatccacaaattagtttaaaacattcaacactgtcatcaacaacaaaatgctctttaagtattcaaggagtcttaagtattcaacatagttaaaagttactactttcaacacaaaatattctTATTGATATGTCTGTCAGAATTTACAACATAACAAAGTATTGCATCTACAAGGCTTGAACTTTTAGACTCTACTGGCCTAGAGGAAACCTCAATTGCTGGCAGCTTCCCATCACCAGCATTACCTAGTTGGATATCCATAAACTCTTTGGTGGCAAATACAGCAATAAAAAAGCAGGTTGTATAGAACACAAAGTTCAATATAAACAGTTAATGAGAAATCCCAAAATGAAACAACGGAAAATTACCTAAGAGTGATACACTTATTGACACCAGAAAACATATACAAATGTCAAAAAGTAGCACACCTGATAACGAGCAGCAACAGTGAAAAGATTGACGGTAGCAACAAATAAGTCTTCATTTTCTTCAGATTGCTCTAGTAGAATAAAGCTTACAGAATATTTCAAATCAGCAACCTAGACAgtgtattaattaaaatatattaaaatagaaACAATGGGTCAgttgttcaaataaaaaaattaatgatcagGAAAGAAAATGCATTAACTCGAACACGCTAAACCTGTTTATCATCTGGACCAAAGCTGCTTGCAGAAAAATATGGTGGCAAGAAATCTGCTGTCATCAACAGCATTGACAGTACTTTAGTGGCGCCAATCTGTATAGCCTGCATGGATAAGTTAAAACTCCTTAGTAAAATGTAGTAAAGATTGCCAACAATATAGGAATAACCAGTCTACATACAACCATTAAACCATAAAAGGGGTCCAAAGCATATAAAGGATGCAGACAAGTTTGTCCCAGGCTGTGTGCTCAGCACAATTTCTCATTAATAATGATGGAAACCTTGCACTTAATGCCATAGTCAATCTATAATTAGATCCATTTTACATGAATAGACTTTgactttttagcatggggatacACCAATTGAAGTCAAGCATGACGA contains the following coding sequences:
- the LOC133790059 gene encoding uncharacterized protein LOC133790059; this translates as MDTEISTSTRRVPPAHYLMKVQSYSLLSNSSNGKYDSSPFEAGGYKWRLSFYPNGDKRFNTNNDHISLYLTICETGVLPSEVNVIFILFVYNHMHDNYLTVQAMRRFHEMKKEWGFEQLESLKNFKDLSKGYLFNDSCAFGAEVFVINQTTLNSESLSVFKDEQISNPTYRWEIEEFSEMDKSHYCSQKFSSGGAKWYLSVYPKGRGNRNGKSFSMFLMLADGSAPSNSIYAEYRLRVIDQVNSKHRERSANNWFSRGRGNWDYVDFILLEDLYKSSNGYVVKDTLILEVDFLVISQTEISAKPEVEF